Genomic DNA from Brassica rapa cultivar Chiifu-401-42 chromosome A04, CAAS_Brap_v3.01, whole genome shotgun sequence:
TATTTATGTTGcctttataatatttaaagcCCAATGGGTAAACGTAAATGATCCGAGGTAAAGGAGGCTTCTTGTTTTAGGCAAAATAACaatgggatttttgcaaaattgacctataacttaaagtcaaacacaaaactaacctcctttttttttgaaaattggttttgccctattcaccccacaagttcatataatttacgaaaatgccatccattttttttttattttttttttcgaaaatgacatttttactctctcaccctcatcatcttcaagtaattacaagattgccattgtcatcaataccacaaccaccatgaacaaccaatttgaagctcttaatgctcctaaaatcgatttacccttcttctttttccattcttgtgacctaaacacaacatatctctcactttctctccacaatgagctaaaaaaactcaagattttgattctaaaatttttatggttcatagagtcatagaagctaacgattatgggtgggtgacttccgtttgtgattctgtgtgcttggagaagccttatgtatgctaaggaacttatctcactaatttaaggtatgacatcgagtttttttccagatctgttcgtcagacgacttacttgggaagtcgtctggctgtagacgacttacctttcagtcgtctggctgtagacgacttacctggaagtcgtctggtcaacgcagaggttatttttgcaattgactttgaaatctgtaacctgagacgactgaaagttaagtcgtctactattgtttggtttcaaaaaaaattccaaagaacctagacgacttacatttcagtcgtcataggttaattttgtatttgactggataatttcagaagtttgacttccccagacgacttacatttcagtcgtctggcgaaaattaaaataataatattttttttaaagtaaacgacttacaattaagtagtcataggttagtcttgcaattgaaaaaaaaaacttcaagatttaattatacacagacgacttataattcagtcgtccaccagacgacttaattgtaagtcgtccaggatttttttccgagattctggtcaaacctcgtaaatcctggacgacttacatttcagtcgtctcgtggacgactgaattataagtcgtctgtatataattaaatcttgaagttttttttttcaattgcaaaactaacctatgacgacttaactttaagtcgtctacttttaaaaaaatattattattttaattttcactagacgactgaaacgtaagtcgtccaaaaagtcaaacttctgaaataatccagtcaaatgcaaaactaacctctgacgactgaaatgtaagtcgtctagcttttttggagttttttttttaaccaaacaatagtagacgacttaactttcagtcgtccgaaataacagatttcaaagtcaattgcaaaaataacctctgcgttgaccagacgacatatagtttagtcgtctagacaacttagattgaagtcgtccgcgtcttctccactagtttttaagtcttctacgttagtttatgaataacttgtatttttaagagtgataagtaacttcaagatatgtaaaactcatatttacaaaatatgttctctcccttagttttactaaatttgactaagtttttcaatgcaaacttataaaaaatatgatatgctttgactagttactattgtttgtttccatctcttaccaacattcttgtttattaagatgagaaaaaggccattggagtttattattgcatatgagagatccaaagataagaaaaaggctactgaagtctattatttcattgatttgtaaatgtgtaaacacattgttagcacatttaatacatcttggaaaacattattactgattttacaaaaaattcacaactaaaagaatatacatgcaattcataaaacagatcacaaacaaaactattatagatcattcatctacaaagacaagcttggattccacttgagtagacaagaccagacaacttttaagaagttcagacgacttctaagaagtccagacgacttccaggaagttcagacgactttgccagaagacttttaggaagttcagacgacttccagacgactttacaggaagtccagacgactttacaggaagtccagacgacttttaggaagtccagacgacttccagacgacttccagatgacttccagacgactaacaagtaagtcgtcccagaagttttccagatctgaaaaacctgcatattaaatccagatctgaaaaacctgcatattcaaaaacgttcaaatggcttaaaaacagaaaaaaatgagtggaagattatataaatctacctttacagaacacacaaaaatacatatctaaaaataatagatctacctttaaattagtggaagatgagtaccaaataattaaaaacctgcaaaaaaaaaaatagattagtaacaaagacatgagacaaaattgaaaaattcatataaagtttggtgttttcaagtcaaagagattagagtgggtttggagagttttagtttgggaaaaaagtaagaactttatacaacaagaagttaccaaatgaagaaaaatcagacataagaacttaccaaaacgctcagaaaaatccagacgacttcctagaagtccagacgacttcctggaagtccagacgacttcctggaagtccagacgacttccaggaagtccagacgacttcctggaagtccagacgactttgtcagaagacttccagatgacttccagacgacttccagacgactaacaggtaagtcgtcccagaagtcttccagatctgaaaaacctgcacatcaaatccagatctgaaaaacctgcatattcaaaaacgttcaaatgacttaaaaatagagaaaatgagtggaagattagataaatctacatttatagaacacacaaaaatacatatctaaaattaatagatctacctctaaattagtggaagatgagtaccatttgattaaaaacctgcaaaagagatagattagtaagaaatacatgagacaaaactgaaaaattcatataaagtttggtgttttcaagtcaaagagattagagagaggttggagagttttagaatgatgaacattacatttttgttgcagccatttgagaggaggagagagaatgtgtaaatttttctttatatagggagacaaaaaatccaattagattaaatatttttgactcagacgacttcctggacgacttacatttcagtcgtctggtgaagaaattaaaacagacgacttacatgtaagtcgtccagaagagtttaatatttttagcgggaaattaaatatttttagcgggaaactaaaatagaagactttccagacgacttacaagtaagtcgtctggacgactgaaatatacgtcgtccgggtaaattatttaacagacgactgaaatataagtcgtccacaccctaaacataacccctaaacttaattatctaattaaacacttcataaaaccaaatcaaacttgaaaagtgtttactatacacagaaataaacacatataggtgaaaactaatttttgaaaaaaacattttagttttccaaaatctaaccctaacaatacatacaatactacaacatatgtttgccaaactcctaaaccaaagtatttcatgattcactacttccactcatatatcttcaaaacaaatcaattttatcatatcttaatttatatcagttaaaactgtttataattacttgatttttattttttacgcatctaaatatttttttacaagatttataaattatttttaaaataaactggtaccagacgacttacacttcagtcgtccagacgacttacacttcagtcgtccagacgacttacacttcagtcgtccagacgacttccaacatctcagacgactcagacgatttactggggctatattcgtaaaaatggcttctgtttttttgtttggtcacaaggggctgagctgtaatttcactaggcttttaggttagttttgcatttgattcaagtttgggtataggtttggaattaaaatcaagttgtgggttagttttggcaaaaaccccaatAACAATTGTATTAAATTCCACGTAGTATTACCTGAGCCGAAAGCCAATTACTGTACGCCACGTATAAATAAATCGTTCCTTGTACGATACTTGGTTAAAAACCTATAAAAGAATCAAAACAAACTTTCCAAAATCTCAGCTCCGATCTGCTGCCTGCCTTTGACTCCTCCttgataagaagaagaagaagaagaagaatccaaaGCTTCTCCgatcttcttcaagctccagaAAACCCTAATACCAAACCGTTTGATTTTACTTTGGTACGGTTTGATCAAGTAAACTTTTACCTGATCTGTTTAAAGACTGTCTCGATCATCTTTTGAGTTCGCGTTAAGCTCTTTTAACTCAAATCTAGATTTCATCGACTAAGGTTTAATTAGACTTGTTGGATCGAGCTTGTTTTAAGGTTTTTGATGATCGCCTTTGGTTTTATCTTTTTGGTTTAATTTGGCAACTAAATTGTTTTTGTAATTCGGATTTAGTTAAACAAAAAGAGATTCTTTTGATTTGCCCACAAGGTGTTCGATGATTTGCCCTGTTAAAAGTTTTGATCGTTTATTGACTTTGTAGATTCGTTGCAATGGAGttcaatggagatgatgagtCTAGTTTCGAGCAGTGTTACCGTTGTTACCCTGTCACATTCATTGAAAAGGTtcgatttttcttttattttaaatatcatgtttttatgataatgaaaaaaaaacgtcCTAAATTcagacaatttttttaaatgcaggCACATCTTGACAAGGGTGACAAAAGTATGTTTTACTCTCTCTTCTGTTTCCCTTAGATAGTTTACTTTACCGTGTTTCTCTGACATTACTTATGTGATCTTTGCAGTTATAATGCCTCCTTCCGCTCTCAATCGTCTTGGTAAGCCAGTGTTCGAATACTAGTTTCAGTCTTTCTTTACTTTGGTTAATAATCTCTGagtccattttttttttctttctctcagctTCTTTGCATATTGAGTACCCAATGCTGTTCCAGCTAATTAACGAGTCTGTTGGAAAGACCACACATTGTGGTGTACTCGAATTCACTGCAGACGAAGGCATTGTCTACTTTCCCTATTGGGtatattctttttcttcttctgataaactttattttatattttctcattCACTGCTTTCTTAATCTGACTTTCTTTGTTTTCCTTTGTCTTGTAGATGATGCAAAACATGTCTCTAGAAGAAGGAGACATTGTGAGAATCAGGAACGTGAGCTTGGTGAAAGGGACTTACATCAAGCTTCAGCCTCACACTCAAGATTTCTTGGACATTACCAACCCAAAAGCCATGTTTGTGCCTTTTGAAAAAACTGAATCTTGTTTCTGGTACCAATCTTCTCTTTCTtacattccttttttttaaatgcagcTTGGAGACTACGCTTAGGAGCTACTCTTGCTTGACCACTGGCGATACAATCATGGTTCCTTACAACAACAAGCAGTATTTTATCAATGTGGTTGAAGCGAAGCCTTCTTCAGCTGTGAGTATTATAGAAACGGACTGTGAGGTTGATTTCGCTCCTCCTCTTGATTACAAAGAACCTGAGAAGCCGCAGAAACTGACTCCTCCAAAGAAGCGAACTCGCCAAGGTTTGTCTTTGTGCTTATTTCGAAATTCTAGTTACTTTCGTGAGATAATAGCTTTCTAAGTTGTGCTTTCTatcctttttttgtttggttattgcAGTTGAGGAGGAGGAACCAGCAAGCAAAGTTCCCAAGTTCACGCCATTCACTGGGTCCGGAAAGCGTTTGGATGGGAAGACACAAACAGAATCAACTGAACAAGAAGATAAGCCAACTGAGAAGGGAAAAGATGATGAGTTGTCAACCCCAACGCCACCGCAAAAATCAGGGAAGCTTGTCTTTGGCTCAAACAGCAAGCAAGCTTCAAAAGCAAGTGTGAAAGTATG
This window encodes:
- the LOC103864938 gene encoding ubiquitin fusion degradation protein 1 homolog, which translates into the protein MEFNGDDESSFEQCYRCYPVTFIEKAHLDKGDKIIMPPSALNRLASLHIEYPMLFQLINESVGKTTHCGVLEFTADEGIVYFPYWMMQNMSLEEGDIVRIRNVSLVKGTYIKLQPHTQDFLDITNPKAILETTLRSYSCLTTGDTIMVPYNNKQYFINVVEAKPSSAVSIIETDCEVDFAPPLDYKEPEKPQKLTPPKKRTRQVEEEEPASKVPKFTPFTGSGKRLDGKTQTESTEQEDKPTEKGKDDELSTPTPPQKSGKLVFGSNSKQASKASVKVDPKNVEQESSTKSDEAKFKVFTGKKYSLKG